The Moorena sp. SIOASIH genome includes a window with the following:
- a CDS encoding F0F1 ATP synthase subunit B — MGNLVLLATEAHGEGGFGLNFNILETNLINLSILLGVLYYFGRQLVGNVLSERRSKIEQAIKEVEARQRQGAEALADQQQKLAQAQVEAENIRAAAEVNAKAAKEAILAASAQEIERMKESAVQDLNSERERAMAELRQRVATMAMAKVDSQLRDTLDNSAQQQLIDRNIALLGGGS; from the coding sequence ATGGGGAATTTAGTATTATTGGCAACAGAAGCTCATGGAGAAGGTGGTTTCGGCTTAAACTTTAATATTCTTGAAACCAACCTAATCAACCTGAGTATTTTGTTGGGGGTACTGTACTACTTCGGTCGCCAATTAGTGGGAAACGTTTTGAGTGAGCGACGCTCAAAAATTGAACAGGCAATTAAAGAAGTAGAAGCTCGTCAAAGACAAGGAGCCGAAGCCTTAGCAGATCAACAGCAGAAGTTAGCTCAAGCCCAAGTCGAAGCAGAAAACATTCGTGCTGCAGCAGAAGTTAATGCTAAAGCAGCTAAAGAGGCAATTTTGGCCGCTTCGGCTCAAGAAATTGAACGGATGAAAGAATCAGCAGTTCAGGATTTGAACTCGGAAAGGGAACGAGCCATGGCCGAACTACGCCAGCGAGTTGCTACCATGGCAATGGCTAAGGTTGATTCCCAACTAAGAGATACATTAGATAATTCCGCTCAACAACAATTAATTGACCGCAACATCGCTCTGTTGGGAGGTGGCTCATGA
- a CDS encoding F0F1 ATP synthase subunit B' yields MFDFDATLPLMALQFLVLTVVLNTIFYKPLTKTLDERDEYIRNQESDAKERLSKAEKMAKEYEEQLGQARKQSQAVIAAAQEDARKMAAQAIAEAQQEAQAERAKAQEEIDQQKQQAMASLEQQVDDLSRQILEKLLGPALVR; encoded by the coding sequence ATGTTTGATTTTGATGCTACTCTGCCTCTGATGGCATTGCAGTTTCTGGTTTTGACAGTTGTATTAAATACCATATTCTATAAGCCACTCACAAAAACGCTGGATGAGCGTGACGAATACATCCGGAATCAGGAATCTGATGCCAAAGAACGCTTGTCTAAAGCCGAAAAAATGGCTAAAGAGTATGAAGAACAGTTGGGTCAAGCCCGGAAGCAGTCTCAAGCTGTGATCGCTGCTGCCCAAGAAGATGCCAGAAAAATGGCAGCTCAAGCGATCGCTGAAGCCCAACAAGAAGCTCAGGCTGAACGAGCAAAAGCTCAAGAAGAAATTGATCAACAAAAACAGCAAGCAATGGCTTCCCTCGAACAACAAGTCGATGATCTATCTCGCCAAATCTTAGAAAAATTGTTAGGGCCAGCGTTAGTAAGATAA
- the atpA gene encoding F0F1 ATP synthase subunit alpha yields MISIRPDEISSIIRQQIQGYNQGFAVSNVGTVLQVGDGIARIYGLEKCMAGELLEFEDGTVGIAQNLEQDNVGAVLMGDGLNIQEGSSVTATGKIAQVPVGEALIGRIVDGLGRPIDGKGDIQSTESRLVESMAPGIIARRSVCEPMQTGITAIDAMIPVGRGQRELIIGDRQTGKTAIAVDTIINQKQEDVICVYVAIGQKASTVAQVVNTLQEKGALDYTVVVAANANDPATLQFLAPYTGASIAEYFMYNGKATLVIYDDLSKQAQAYRQMSLLLRRPPGREAYPGDVFYVHSRLLERAAKLNDELGGGSMTALPIIETQAGDVSAYIPTNVISITDGQIFLSSDLFNSGVRPAINPGISVSRVGSAAQTKAMKKVAGKLKLELAQFDDLQAFAQFASDLDAATQAQLARGQRLREVLKQPQNSPLAVFEQVAIVYAGLNGYLDDVPTDKVTTFTQGLREYLKTSKPEYVEIIKKEKKLTDEAESILKEAIAEYKQTFLVSA; encoded by the coding sequence ATGATTAGCATTAGACCAGACGAAATTAGCAGCATTATTCGGCAGCAAATTCAAGGATATAACCAAGGTTTTGCGGTTTCCAACGTTGGAACGGTTTTGCAAGTTGGTGATGGTATTGCCCGGATTTATGGCTTGGAAAAGTGCATGGCTGGGGAACTGCTGGAGTTTGAAGATGGCACCGTTGGCATTGCCCAGAACTTAGAACAGGACAATGTGGGTGCAGTGCTGATGGGGGATGGTTTAAATATCCAGGAAGGTAGCTCGGTTACTGCTACTGGTAAAATTGCTCAGGTACCCGTCGGAGAGGCACTGATTGGTCGGATAGTTGATGGCTTGGGTCGTCCCATTGATGGTAAGGGGGACATTCAAAGCACTGAATCCCGTCTGGTGGAATCCATGGCCCCAGGGATTATTGCGCGGCGTTCAGTTTGTGAACCCATGCAAACGGGAATCACCGCTATTGACGCTATGATTCCCGTTGGACGCGGTCAGCGGGAGTTGATTATCGGTGACCGACAAACCGGGAAAACTGCTATTGCTGTAGACACAATCATCAACCAGAAACAGGAAGATGTAATTTGTGTCTATGTTGCTATTGGTCAGAAGGCATCTACGGTAGCCCAAGTGGTGAATACCCTCCAGGAAAAAGGAGCATTAGACTACACTGTGGTCGTGGCAGCGAATGCCAATGACCCAGCTACTCTACAGTTCTTGGCTCCCTACACCGGTGCCTCGATTGCCGAGTACTTTATGTACAACGGTAAGGCAACCCTAGTCATTTATGATGACTTGTCTAAGCAAGCTCAAGCCTATCGCCAGATGTCCCTACTGCTGCGCCGTCCACCAGGACGGGAAGCTTATCCAGGAGATGTGTTCTACGTCCACTCCCGCTTGTTGGAACGGGCAGCTAAACTGAATGATGAACTGGGTGGTGGTAGTATGACCGCACTGCCTATTATTGAAACTCAGGCTGGTGACGTATCAGCTTACATCCCGACTAATGTAATTTCTATTACCGATGGTCAAATCTTCCTCTCCTCTGACCTATTTAACTCTGGTGTCAGACCAGCGATTAACCCTGGTATCTCAGTGTCACGGGTAGGTTCTGCTGCCCAAACCAAGGCCATGAAGAAAGTGGCTGGTAAATTGAAGCTAGAACTAGCCCAGTTTGACGACTTGCAAGCCTTTGCTCAGTTTGCCTCCGACTTGGATGCCGCTACCCAAGCTCAGTTGGCTCGGGGTCAACGTTTACGGGAAGTGTTGAAGCAACCTCAGAATTCTCCCCTAGCTGTGTTTGAGCAAGTGGCAATCGTTTACGCTGGACTCAATGGCTATCTAGATGATGTGCCTACTGATAAGGTGACAACTTTTACTCAGGGACTGCGGGAGTACTTGAAAACCAGCAAGCCAGAGTACGTTGAGATCATCAAAAAGGAGAAGAAGCTCACTGATGAAGCCGAAAGCATTCTAAAGGAAGCGATCGCAGAATACAAACAGACCTTCCTAGTCTCCGCTTAA
- the atpB gene encoding F0F1 ATP synthase subunit A: protein MEMINSLNVLNSLPLASLEVGEHFYWRIGNLTLHGQVFLTSWVVIAILVVASLAATRNVQMVPGGIQNVMEYALEFLRDLAKNQLGEKEYRPWVPFIGTLFLFIFVSNWSGALIPWSIIELPSGELAAPTNDINTTVALALLTSLAYFYAGLSKKGLGYFAGYIQPIPILLPIKILEDFTKPLSLSFRLFGNILADELVVAVLVLLVPLFIPLPIMALGLFTSAIQALVFATLAAAYIHEAIEVEGEEH, encoded by the coding sequence ATGGAAATGATAAATTCTTTAAACGTTCTGAATTCTTTACCCCTTGCTTCCTTAGAAGTTGGTGAACACTTTTATTGGCGGATTGGCAATTTAACATTACACGGTCAGGTTTTTCTCACCTCCTGGGTAGTGATTGCTATTCTGGTAGTAGCTTCCCTTGCGGCAACTCGAAATGTCCAAATGGTTCCTGGCGGTATCCAAAATGTGATGGAGTACGCCCTAGAATTTTTGAGGGATTTAGCGAAAAACCAGCTGGGGGAAAAAGAATATCGCCCTTGGGTACCTTTTATCGGTACACTGTTTTTGTTTATCTTCGTGTCAAACTGGTCAGGAGCCCTAATTCCTTGGAGTATTATTGAGCTCCCATCTGGTGAGCTGGCGGCTCCTACCAATGACATCAATACCACCGTTGCTTTAGCCTTACTAACATCATTGGCGTATTTTTACGCTGGTTTGAGCAAGAAGGGTTTAGGTTACTTCGCTGGCTATATTCAGCCAATACCAATCCTCTTGCCGATCAAGATTTTAGAAGACTTCACCAAGCCCCTCTCCCTAAGCTTCCGTTTATTTGGCAATATTCTGGCAGATGAACTGGTAGTAGCCGTGTTGGTGCTGCTAGTGCCTCTGTTTATCCCGTTGCCAATTATGGCGCTAGGTCTATTTACCAGTGCAATTCAAGCCCTGGTCTTCGCTACCTTGGCAGCTGCCTACATTCACGAGGCAATAGAAGTCGAAGGCGAAGAACATTAA
- a CDS encoding ATP synthase subunit I, giving the protein MQEYYQLKQTLLLVTLVATGIIFISVWLVYSLNIALNYLIGACTGMVYLRMLAKDVERLSQQNRRPSMARFAVFIGIIVVASQWQKLQILPIFLGFLTYKAAIIVYILQSLLNPTSK; this is encoded by the coding sequence ATGCAGGAGTATTACCAACTCAAACAAACTCTGTTGTTGGTCACCCTAGTCGCGACAGGGATTATTTTCATCTCTGTGTGGCTGGTTTACTCCCTCAACATTGCCTTAAATTATTTGATCGGGGCGTGTACTGGTATGGTTTACTTGAGAATGTTGGCTAAAGACGTAGAGCGGCTAAGCCAACAAAATAGGCGTCCGAGCATGGCTCGGTTTGCGGTTTTTATTGGGATAATTGTAGTAGCCAGTCAATGGCAAAAATTACAAATACTTCCTATATTTTTAGGGTTTCTGACGTACAAAGCCGCAATTATCGTCTATATCCTGCAAAGCCTACTAAATCCTACCTCTAAGTAA
- the atpE gene encoding ATP synthase F0 subunit C produces the protein MDPIVAAASVVAAALAVGLAAIGPGIGQGNAAGQAVEGIARQPEAEGKIRGTLLLTLAFMESLTIYGLVISLVLLFANPFS, from the coding sequence ATGGATCCAATCGTTGCTGCTGCTTCAGTTGTCGCTGCTGCTCTCGCTGTCGGTTTAGCTGCTATCGGCCCTGGTATCGGTCAAGGAAACGCTGCTGGTCAAGCTGTAGAAGGTATTGCTCGTCAGCCGGAAGCTGAAGGAAAAATTCGCGGTACTCTGCTGTTAACCTTGGCATTCATGGAATCCCTGACTATCTATGGTCTGGTAATTTCTCTGGTACTGCTGTTTGCTAACCCATTTTCTTAG
- the atpH gene encoding ATP synthase F1 subunit delta: MKGGFLSGQVLEPYAEALLDLAKSDNELKGKLSEDVDTLLSLLKESPQLQEFLGSPVVRAEDKIGVLQQIAGDQLHPYTMNFLRILVDRGRIAFLEGICLKYQELLRDLDQTVLAEVSSAIELSEAQQESVREKVKSLTGANQVELDTKIDPDVIGGVIIKVGSQIFDASLKGQLRRIGMALTS; the protein is encoded by the coding sequence ATGAAAGGTGGTTTTTTGAGTGGCCAAGTACTCGAACCTTATGCAGAAGCGTTGCTCGATTTGGCTAAGTCCGATAACGAACTCAAAGGCAAACTGAGTGAGGATGTAGATACTCTGCTGAGTCTTTTGAAAGAATCGCCACAATTGCAAGAGTTTTTAGGCTCTCCTGTGGTCAGAGCTGAGGATAAAATCGGGGTCTTGCAACAAATTGCTGGGGACCAACTTCACCCCTACACCATGAATTTTTTAAGGATTCTAGTAGACCGTGGGCGCATTGCGTTTTTGGAAGGCATTTGCCTGAAGTACCAAGAACTTCTCAGGGATTTAGATCAAACTGTTTTGGCTGAGGTCAGTTCAGCAATAGAACTTTCTGAAGCTCAGCAAGAATCAGTTCGTGAGAAAGTTAAGTCCCTCACGGGAGCCAATCAGGTAGAACTGGATACAAAAATTGACCCGGATGTAATCGGTGGTGTGATCATTAAAGTCGGGTCTCAGATATTTGATGCCAGTCTAAAAGGACAACTCCGTCGCATCGGTATGGCTCTGACCAGTTGA
- a CDS encoding F0F1 ATP synthase subunit gamma, with protein sequence MPNLKDIRDRIKSVKNTRKITEAMRLVAAAKVRRAQQQVTATRPFADRLTQVLYGLQNRMQFEDANLPLLKEREIKNVGLLVVSADRGLCGGYNTNVIKRAENRAKELQEKGVGYKYVLVGRKAIQYFQRRDQPIDAKYTGLEQIPTASEASMIADQLLSLFLSETVDRVELIYTKFVSLISSRPAVQTLLPLTAKGLESQDDEIFRLTSKGGEFKVEREVVTRTSTETFPRDMIFEQDPVQILDALLPLYLNNQLLRALQESAASELACRMTAMSNASDNASELTGKLTLTYNKARQAAITQEILEVVGGAEALG encoded by the coding sequence ATGCCTAATCTAAAAGATATTCGCGATCGCATTAAGTCAGTCAAAAATACCCGGAAAATCACCGAAGCGATGCGCCTTGTGGCTGCGGCTAAGGTACGTCGTGCTCAACAACAGGTAACTGCCACCCGTCCCTTTGCTGACCGCTTAACACAAGTTCTCTACGGTTTGCAAAACCGGATGCAGTTTGAAGATGCCAATCTCCCCCTACTAAAAGAACGGGAAATCAAGAATGTAGGCTTGCTCGTCGTTTCAGCGGATCGAGGACTATGTGGCGGTTACAATACTAACGTTATCAAGCGTGCAGAAAACCGTGCAAAGGAACTACAGGAAAAAGGGGTTGGCTACAAATACGTGCTAGTTGGACGCAAAGCTATTCAGTACTTCCAACGCCGCGACCAGCCAATTGATGCCAAGTACACCGGTTTAGAACAGATTCCCACAGCATCAGAAGCATCTATGATTGCTGACCAACTCCTCTCCCTGTTTCTGTCTGAAACCGTAGACCGGGTGGAGTTGATATACACCAAATTCGTCTCATTGATTAGTTCTCGACCTGCGGTTCAAACCCTGCTACCCCTAACAGCTAAGGGACTAGAATCACAGGATGATGAAATCTTCAGATTGACAAGTAAAGGTGGTGAGTTCAAGGTGGAACGGGAGGTAGTCACAAGAACAAGTACCGAGACTTTCCCCCGTGACATGATTTTTGAACAAGACCCCGTGCAAATCCTGGATGCCCTGTTGCCTTTATATCTAAACAACCAGTTACTACGGGCCTTACAAGAATCAGCAGCTAGTGAACTGGCTTGTCGGATGACAGCAATGAGTAATGCCAGTGATAATGCATCGGAACTGACTGGTAAACTAACCCTAACCTACAACAAGGCACGGCAAGCCGCTATTACCCAGGAAATTCTGGAAGTTGTCGGTGGTGCTGAAGCACTCGGTTAA